A stretch of Bacillota bacterium DNA encodes these proteins:
- a CDS encoding secretin produces MNSQRIKVLLVVLVGVLVLCGGTSLGLASDVDPEPTVTMMLFETDIREALSEMALQTGVNIIPDQSVGGVITADLVDVPLEKALKMIIIGGGYTYRKIDDFYLVGLPDPRSTTFGELVESEVYVLRHVDAAKVLAVLPSFLRTYVAGGDGNLLTITAPPLELERIKTLLRQLDTPSKQVEVKVVVTEVSTQAARELGNTLLRYVPDEGTEFADINLPPRSFEFDGVGNLLTINADVYGTLLTRLKLLQEQREAEIHADPKVLVADGETAALFSGEEQILLIRSEDSVTDRVERIEVGVSLDVTAAVVGEDEVVLRLSPQVSHFVNQARPDLVVKQNSVETTIRLKSGQTAMLAGLTVQDDSSYSRKVPILGDIPLIRWLFRTDSTQKSDKELLMFVTPVIQ; encoded by the coding sequence GTGAACAGCCAAAGGATTAAGGTGCTGTTGGTGGTGTTAGTAGGGGTGCTGGTCCTTTGTGGAGGGACGAGCCTAGGCTTGGCCAGTGATGTTGATCCGGAGCCGACGGTTACCATGATGCTCTTTGAGACAGACATTCGGGAAGCCTTGAGTGAGATGGCGCTGCAAACTGGGGTCAACATCATTCCTGACCAGAGTGTTGGCGGAGTGATTACCGCGGACCTAGTGGATGTGCCCCTTGAGAAGGCCCTGAAGATGATCATTATCGGTGGCGGTTATACCTATCGCAAGATCGATGACTTCTATCTAGTGGGACTACCGGATCCCCGCAGCACCACCTTCGGTGAGTTGGTGGAAAGCGAAGTCTATGTCCTGCGGCATGTCGATGCGGCCAAGGTACTGGCGGTCCTGCCGAGCTTTCTGAGAACCTATGTCGCCGGTGGCGATGGTAACCTGTTAACCATCACTGCGCCGCCACTGGAGCTAGAGCGGATTAAGACGCTCCTCCGGCAGCTAGATACACCCAGCAAGCAGGTGGAGGTTAAGGTGGTGGTCACTGAGGTGTCCACCCAGGCGGCTAGGGAGCTGGGGAATACCTTGCTTCGGTACGTTCCCGACGAGGGTACGGAGTTTGCCGATATCAATCTTCCACCCCGTTCCTTTGAGTTCGATGGTGTCGGCAACCTGTTGACCATCAATGCCGATGTCTATGGCACTTTGCTTACTCGGCTGAAGTTATTGCAGGAACAGCGGGAGGCTGAAATCCATGCCGATCCCAAGGTACTGGTGGCCGATGGTGAGACGGCAGCGCTTTTTTCTGGAGAAGAGCAGATTCTGCTGATTCGTTCGGAAGATTCCGTGACCGACAGGGTGGAGCGGATTGAGGTTGGCGTTTCCCTCGATGTCACCGCGGCAGTGGTTGGCGAGGATGAAGTTGTCCTGCGGCTGTCCCCGCAGGTGAGTCACTTTGTAAATCAAGCCAGACCGGATCTGGTGGTGAAACAGAACTCCGTCGAGACCACCATTCGCCTCAAGAGTGGGCAAACGGCAATGCTGGCGGGATTAACGGTACAGGATGATTCCAGCTACAGCCGCAAGGTTCCGATTCTCGGCGACATTCCCCTGATTCGCTGGCTGTTTCGAACCGACAGCACGCAAAAGTCTGACAAAGAGTTACTTATGTTCGTGACCCCTGTCATCCAGTGA
- a CDS encoding winged helix-turn-helix transcriptional regulator yields the protein MTRLKLLKLLAYQEYCVCELAAIIGISQPGVSQHLQRLKQVGFVTERKDSQWVYYKADEGALHRFQREFAEFLAADVGTIPELEAEMNQVAGLEQNPLVIACKPRRGGKLN from the coding sequence ATGACCAGGTTGAAGTTGTTGAAGCTTCTAGCCTATCAGGAGTACTGCGTATGTGAGTTGGCTGCCATCATCGGAATCAGTCAGCCGGGAGTGTCCCAGCATCTGCAAAGACTGAAACAAGTTGGGTTCGTGACGGAACGAAAGGATAGTCAGTGGGTGTACTACAAAGCCGATGAAGGGGCTCTGCATCGGTTTCAACGGGAGTTCGCTGAGTTCCTGGCTGCGGATGTAGGCACCATTCCGGAATTGGAAGCTGAGATGAACCAAGTAGCCGGTTTAGAGCAAAATCCCCTGGTAATTGCCTGTAAGCCTAGGCGTGGGGGAAAGCTAAACTAA
- the arsC gene encoding arsenate reductase (thioredoxin) — MEKRPIRIMFLCTGNSCRSQMAEGLAKALGEGKAEVYSAGLEPHGINPRAVAVMREIGIDISANTSDVIDQELLSSMDYAITLCSHAEEYCPVTPPSVQRLHWAFEDPAKAAGSEEEIMEKFREVRDSIARRIKQWLASI, encoded by the coding sequence ATGGAAAAGCGCCCCATTCGGATCATGTTCTTGTGTACCGGAAACTCTTGTCGCAGTCAGATGGCTGAGGGCTTGGCCAAGGCCTTGGGGGAAGGGAAAGCAGAGGTTTACAGCGCCGGACTGGAGCCCCACGGGATTAATCCCCGAGCTGTTGCGGTGATGAGGGAAATCGGCATCGATATCTCCGCTAACACCTCCGATGTCATCGACCAAGAACTACTTAGCAGCATGGACTATGCCATTACCCTTTGTTCCCATGCTGAGGAATACTGTCCGGTGACACCACCGTCGGTACAAAGACTCCATTGGGCTTTCGAAGATCCCGCCAAGGCTGCAGGTTCCGAGGAGGAAATTATGGAGAAATTCCGCGAAGTGCGGGATTCTATTGCCCGTCGGATCAAGCAGTGGCTTGCTTCAATCTAG
- a CDS encoding thioredoxin family protein, with translation MNIKVLGSGCAKCNQLEELVREVVKDEGLDAAIEKVTDVAKIIGYGVMSTPALVVDEKVVCSGTLPSKGKLKELLMQ, from the coding sequence GTGAATATCAAGGTGTTGGGTTCCGGTTGTGCCAAATGTAATCAGTTAGAGGAGCTGGTGCGGGAAGTCGTCAAAGATGAGGGTCTGGATGCTGCCATCGAAAAGGTTACCGATGTGGCCAAGATCATTGGCTACGGGGTGATGAGCACGCCTGCCCTTGTCGTTGATGAAAAGGTGGTTTGCAGCGGCACACTGCCAAGTAAGGGCAAACTGAAAGAGCTGCTGATGCAGTAG
- a CDS encoding permease, with protein MIVLRWLNDQVLKMEWLAVLVERLVVSVFGLDVTSGLGGSIHFFIYDTVKIFLLLSALIFGISYIQSYFPPERTRRILGRFDGIGANLLGALMGTITPFCSCSSIPIFIGFINAGLPIGVTFSFLISSPLVDLASILLLASILNWKIASAYVVVGILLAVTGGSIISKLKLEKYIEPFVYNIEVAATSPADFTLFRMTSRERIEFAHAQVKDIVHRVWLYVLIGVGVGAAIHNWIPESAITALLGEKNAFSVVLATVAGLPMYADIFGTLPIAEALVAKGVGIGTVLTFMMAVTATSLPSLILLKKVVKARLLAVFVGVVTFGIIIIGYIFNALGYRFI; from the coding sequence ATGATCGTACTTCGGTGGCTCAACGACCAAGTGCTCAAGATGGAGTGGTTGGCGGTCCTGGTTGAACGGTTGGTTGTTTCTGTATTTGGTCTTGATGTGACTAGTGGACTTGGGGGCAGTATCCACTTTTTCATCTATGACACGGTGAAGATCTTTCTCCTGTTGTCGGCACTAATCTTTGGAATTTCCTATATTCAAAGCTACTTCCCACCGGAACGAACTCGCAGGATTCTGGGAAGATTCGATGGAATCGGCGCTAACCTGCTTGGAGCCTTAATGGGAACAATTACTCCCTTTTGCTCCTGTTCATCGATTCCGATCTTCATCGGGTTTATCAATGCCGGCTTGCCCATCGGGGTCACCTTTTCTTTTCTCATCTCATCGCCCTTGGTTGACTTGGCCTCAATCCTGTTACTGGCCAGCATTCTCAACTGGAAGATTGCCTCAGCCTATGTGGTAGTTGGTATCCTGTTGGCCGTTACCGGGGGCAGTATCATCAGTAAGCTCAAGCTGGAGAAATATATCGAGCCCTTTGTCTACAACATTGAAGTGGCGGCCACCAGCCCGGCTGATTTCACTCTTTTCAGGATGACTTCCAGGGAACGGATTGAATTTGCCCATGCCCAGGTCAAGGACATTGTACACCGGGTGTGGCTCTACGTCCTCATCGGGGTGGGCGTTGGAGCAGCGATTCACAACTGGATCCCTGAGTCTGCGATCACAGCCCTGTTAGGAGAGAAGAATGCTTTCTCAGTAGTGCTCGCCACTGTGGCAGGGTTACCCATGTATGCAGATATCTTCGGTACTTTGCCAATTGCTGAAGCTTTAGTGGCTAAGGGTGTTGGGATCGGTACGGTTCTAACCTTCATGATGGCGGTGACGGCCACGTCATTGCCGTCGTTGATCCTGTTGAAGAAGGTGGTTAAAGCGAGGCTATTGGCGGTCTTTGTCGGAGTGGTTACCTTCGGGATTATCATCATTGGTTATATCTTTAACGCCCTTGGGTATCGGTTCATTTAG
- a CDS encoding glutamate--cysteine ligase produces the protein MERAAQLKRFVEHFRAGEKAPEEQAIGIELEYLVLDGESLAAVPYSGQQGIADLLGCLVAKGWSPVWEEGHLIGAEKDGVSIALEPGAQLEVNFAPEESIGQIEDIYRRVLAEIVEILEERGQILVALGYQPVTPIEQISLLPRQRYRWMYTYLGTRGQSAHRMMKGTAATQVCVDYTDEEDFRIKSRVISFLTPFMYAVFDNASLYEGEVNHPVALRYRIWSDCDDDRCGYPKGIFTEDYSYEKYAAYILDSPALIVLKDGQLSYAGGEKPVKEYFDPETFTDDELDYLLSMCFPDVRVRRYLEIRMADSLPYPLNFGYVALWKGLLYDQFNLQRLYTEAREFGETALVGLRERVLRDGTQAAAGAFTVLERFQNYLELAKGALSAAELHYLAPIEEMVS, from the coding sequence ATGGAACGGGCAGCCCAATTGAAGCGGTTCGTTGAGCACTTTAGAGCCGGTGAGAAAGCGCCGGAGGAACAGGCGATAGGGATAGAGCTGGAATACCTAGTCCTTGACGGTGAGAGCCTGGCGGCGGTTCCCTATAGCGGTCAACAGGGGATTGCAGACCTCCTGGGCTGTCTAGTCGCCAAGGGCTGGTCCCCGGTGTGGGAAGAGGGGCACCTGATCGGGGCAGAGAAGGACGGGGTCTCCATTGCCTTGGAACCGGGAGCGCAGTTGGAGGTTAATTTTGCCCCCGAAGAGAGCATCGGGCAGATTGAGGACATCTACCGCAGGGTCCTGGCTGAAATAGTGGAGATCCTAGAGGAGCGGGGTCAAATCCTAGTGGCCTTGGGGTATCAACCGGTGACACCCATTGAGCAGATATCGCTGCTTCCCAGACAGAGATATCGCTGGATGTATACCTATTTGGGGACCAGGGGCCAATCTGCCCATCGGATGATGAAGGGTACCGCAGCAACCCAGGTCTGTGTCGATTATACCGACGAAGAGGATTTCAGGATCAAAAGCCGGGTCATCAGCTTTCTGACGCCCTTTATGTATGCTGTCTTTGACAACGCTTCCCTCTATGAAGGTGAGGTCAACCACCCGGTGGCCCTTCGGTATAGGATCTGGAGTGACTGTGACGATGACCGCTGCGGCTATCCTAAAGGGATTTTCACCGAAGACTACTCCTACGAAAAATACGCGGCGTATATTCTCGATTCCCCGGCCCTGATTGTCCTCAAGGACGGGCAGTTATCCTACGCTGGGGGAGAAAAGCCAGTGAAGGAATATTTTGACCCAGAGACCTTCACTGACGATGAACTAGACTACCTCCTGTCGATGTGTTTTCCCGATGTGAGGGTGCGCAGATACCTAGAGATTCGCATGGCAGACAGTCTACCCTATCCCCTTAACTTCGGCTATGTGGCCCTGTGGAAGGGCTTATTGTACGACCAATTCAATCTGCAGCGGTTGTACACCGAGGCCAGGGAATTTGGCGAGACAGCCCTAGTGGGCCTAAGGGAGCGGGTGCTCCGGGATGGAACTCAGGCAGCTGCGGGAGCCTTCACCGTCCTGGAAAGATTTCAAAACTACCTGGAACTGGCCAAGGGTGCTCTGTCGGCGGCGGAACTACACTATCTGGCCCCCATAGAGGAAATGGTCAGTTAG
- a CDS encoding circularly permuted type 2 ATP-grasp protein, which translates to MDYRTTSALDLFKAFEQQVMADPKAFYQDYLTVKNHVENSTAIYMGKPVDFIYQPMFFSQDDIARFQQLTDTLTGILRKVIAQYRKSPDFRRLFGFSPLAEELILLDPGYRYSFPVARFDVFYSYDGSFQFCELNADGSSGMNEISVLHDIFWSAKALAGFLEQYHLVDFELFNSWVDSMLEIYQEFAGSSAGKPNIAIVDFDREGTISEFQVFQNYFRARGYQTVICDPRDFKYRSGQLSVRGMKIDLVYRRATTARIIEEAEEIQDFLQAYRDGAVCVVGGFVSQIIHNKMIFAVLHSKECQALLTQEEIAFIKAHVPETLVIDDDGSNLRRRIIDDKDSWVLKPLDLYAGQGVFIGKNHSQSEWQEIVAGIAPQTYLVQEFCQVPQLRMATVEKDGFRFEPYNYLIGLFMYKEKFSGIFTRAGRKALIATGGESVSLPTFVLGGAAGTGR; encoded by the coding sequence ATGGATTATCGGACAACAAGTGCGCTGGACTTATTCAAGGCCTTTGAGCAGCAGGTGATGGCCGATCCGAAGGCCTTTTACCAAGACTATCTTACCGTTAAGAACCACGTGGAGAACTCCACCGCCATCTACATGGGAAAGCCGGTGGACTTTATCTATCAACCGATGTTCTTTTCCCAGGACGACATCGCGAGATTCCAGCAGCTCACCGATACCCTGACGGGAATCCTCCGCAAAGTGATTGCCCAGTACCGGAAAAGTCCCGATTTTCGCCGGCTGTTTGGTTTTTCACCCCTAGCCGAGGAACTGATCCTCCTGGATCCCGGCTACCGATACAGCTTTCCCGTGGCTCGGTTTGATGTTTTTTACTCCTATGACGGCAGCTTCCAATTCTGTGAACTCAATGCCGATGGCTCCTCGGGGATGAACGAAATCTCGGTACTTCATGACATTTTCTGGAGTGCCAAGGCTTTGGCGGGTTTCCTGGAGCAGTATCACCTGGTGGATTTCGAACTCTTCAATTCCTGGGTTGACAGTATGCTGGAGATTTACCAAGAGTTTGCTGGAAGCAGCGCCGGCAAGCCCAACATTGCCATTGTGGACTTTGATCGGGAAGGGACCATCAGCGAGTTTCAGGTCTTTCAAAACTACTTCCGGGCCCGGGGGTATCAGACGGTGATCTGCGATCCCCGAGATTTTAAGTACCGCTCCGGTCAGCTGTCGGTCAGGGGGATGAAAATCGATCTGGTATACCGTAGAGCCACCACCGCTCGGATTATCGAAGAAGCCGAGGAAATCCAGGATTTTCTCCAGGCCTACCGAGATGGCGCCGTCTGTGTGGTCGGAGGCTTTGTCTCCCAGATTATCCATAACAAAATGATCTTTGCCGTTTTGCACAGCAAGGAGTGCCAGGCCCTTCTCACCCAAGAGGAGATCGCCTTTATCAAGGCCCATGTTCCGGAGACTTTGGTCATTGACGACGATGGTTCCAACCTGCGCCGGCGGATAATCGATGACAAGGATTCTTGGGTGCTGAAACCTCTGGATCTTTACGCCGGGCAGGGTGTCTTTATCGGCAAGAACCACAGTCAGTCAGAGTGGCAAGAGATTGTGGCCGGGATTGCGCCCCAGACCTATTTGGTGCAGGAGTTCTGCCAGGTTCCCCAGCTGAGAATGGCCACCGTTGAGAAGGATGGCTTTCGCTTTGAACCCTACAACTACCTCATCGGACTCTTTATGTACAAAGAGAAGTTCAGCGGCATCTTTACCCGGGCAGGAAGAAAGGCCTTGATTGCCACTGGTGGCGAAAGCGTCAGCCTGCCCACCTTTGTTCTAGGCGGGGCTGCTGGAACGGGCCGCTAA
- a CDS encoding ATP-binding cassette domain-containing protein, with translation MAQIVVENLVKTFKVAIRQAGLWQAFRGLAKRDHVLVPALDGISFTIEEGELVGYLGPNGAGKSTTVKILSGILVPDSGLCQVMGRVPWQERIAHVREIGVVFGQRSQLWWDLPVIDSFELLRDIYRLSPGDYRQAKEELVEILQLEPLLETPVRQLSLGQRMRCELAASLLHRPKLLFLDEPTIGLDAVSKLVVRDFVKKINRERGTTVILTTHDMDDVEALCSRVMIIGRGKILLQGNLKDIRHQVTRERRLIVELGQAYPEEYIAANVQGAQLVRLEGNQAHFNFIPGQITPSELITEVSKKLSVRDLLIEDPPIDEVISRLYEELHIT, from the coding sequence ATGGCCCAAATCGTGGTGGAAAACCTAGTAAAAACCTTTAAGGTAGCCATAAGACAAGCCGGCCTTTGGCAGGCCTTTCGGGGATTGGCGAAAAGGGACCACGTCCTGGTTCCGGCCCTCGATGGGATTTCCTTCACCATCGAGGAGGGAGAGTTGGTGGGGTATCTCGGTCCCAACGGTGCCGGGAAGTCAACAACGGTGAAGATCCTCAGTGGGATTCTAGTTCCCGATTCCGGTTTGTGTCAGGTGATGGGAAGGGTGCCGTGGCAGGAACGCATTGCCCACGTCAGGGAGATTGGTGTCGTCTTTGGCCAACGCTCCCAACTTTGGTGGGACCTACCGGTGATTGACTCCTTTGAGCTGCTGCGGGATATCTACCGGCTCTCACCGGGGGACTATCGCCAGGCCAAGGAGGAGTTGGTGGAGATCCTGCAGCTGGAGCCCCTGTTGGAGACTCCGGTGCGACAATTGAGCCTTGGGCAGCGGATGCGCTGTGAACTGGCGGCCTCCTTGCTCCATCGGCCCAAGCTGCTTTTCCTCGATGAGCCTACCATCGGTTTAGATGCAGTCTCCAAGCTGGTGGTGAGGGATTTTGTCAAGAAGATCAATCGAGAACGGGGTACCACAGTTATTTTGACCACCCACGACATGGATGATGTAGAAGCTCTTTGCAGTAGAGTGATGATTATCGGGCGAGGGAAGATCCTATTGCAGGGAAATCTCAAGGACATCCGCCATCAAGTGACCCGGGAAAGGCGTCTCATCGTCGAGCTGGGTCAAGCCTACCCGGAGGAGTACATAGCCGCCAATGTCCAGGGAGCACAACTGGTGAGACTGGAGGGAAACCAGGCTCACTTCAACTTCATCCCAGGGCAGATCACCCCTTCAGAACTGATCACAGAGGTGTCGAAGAAGTTGTCAGTGAGGGATTTGCTCATCGAGGATCCCCCCATCGATGAAGTGATTTCCCGCCTCTATGAGGAGCTGCATATCACATGA
- a CDS encoding ABC transporter permease, whose amino-acid sequence MKVYQAIIRLRFMLLVQYRVAALAGMATQFMWGLVMIMVLEAFYLSTSQPQPLSFAQAVGYTWLGQAMLGMLPWNGDGDIQELIRSGNVAYELCRPVDLYNQWYARAIALRVAPTLLRAVPLFAVSIFLLPERYSLALPTLGGFGAWLAATLGALFLGCAITNLMNISLLWTISGEGITRLLPAVVTIFSGMVIPLPLFPPWALRIMELLPFAGLVDTPARFFTGQLPPSQLWVFLARQGVWTIILVLWGRRLLTRGLRRIVVQGG is encoded by the coding sequence ATGAAGGTGTATCAGGCGATAATACGGCTGCGGTTCATGTTGTTGGTGCAGTATCGAGTGGCAGCCTTGGCGGGAATGGCTACCCAATTCATGTGGGGATTGGTAATGATTATGGTATTGGAGGCCTTTTACCTGTCAACCTCCCAGCCTCAACCCCTGTCCTTTGCCCAGGCTGTGGGATACACTTGGCTGGGGCAGGCGATGTTGGGGATGCTGCCTTGGAATGGCGATGGAGACATCCAGGAGTTAATTCGCTCCGGTAACGTGGCCTATGAGCTTTGTCGTCCCGTGGATCTTTACAACCAATGGTATGCCCGGGCCATTGCCCTACGGGTTGCCCCTACGTTGCTGCGGGCGGTACCCTTGTTTGCGGTCAGCATTTTCCTCTTGCCGGAGCGGTACTCACTGGCGCTGCCAACCCTGGGCGGCTTCGGCGCTTGGCTGGCGGCTACCTTAGGAGCACTGTTCCTAGGCTGTGCTATAACCAATCTGATGAATATTTCGCTGCTGTGGACCATCTCCGGTGAGGGGATAACCCGCTTACTGCCCGCAGTAGTGACGATTTTTTCCGGGATGGTGATTCCCCTGCCCCTCTTTCCCCCATGGGCACTGAGGATAATGGAGCTTCTTCCCTTTGCGGGATTGGTGGACACTCCGGCGCGGTTCTTCACCGGTCAGCTTCCCCCCAGCCAGCTCTGGGTGTTCTTGGCTCGCCAAGGAGTGTGGACGATTATTCTCGTGCTTTGGGGCCGAAGGCTTTTGACCCGGGGTCTCAGGCGCATCGTGGTCCAGGGAGGGTAG
- a CDS encoding ABC transporter permease, producing MRDGLKLYLRYVGVSLRSQLQYPASFVMMILGNLVTTVIDFLGILALFSRFGSLGEWTLPQVAVFYGMVHVAFALAEAGARGFDILHRHVRAGTFDRMLLRPRSTVLQVIGLEFQLMRIGRFTQGLIVLGWGMANLELTLTLAQILLVIASIAGGAFLFSGLFVLQATLSFWSVESLEVVNLTTYGGVQTAQMPITIYQKWFRRFFTWIIPLAAINYFPLMAILDHPAGGEFPVWVSWVSPVVGPVFFLLCLQVWNFGVRHYHSTGS from the coding sequence ATGAGAGATGGATTGAAGTTATACCTACGCTATGTCGGAGTATCCCTGCGCAGCCAACTGCAGTATCCCGCGTCCTTTGTGATGATGATCCTGGGCAATCTGGTGACTACCGTGATTGATTTCCTGGGAATCTTGGCACTGTTTTCCCGATTTGGCAGCTTAGGGGAGTGGACTCTGCCCCAGGTGGCTGTGTTCTATGGAATGGTGCACGTTGCCTTTGCTTTAGCAGAAGCCGGTGCCCGGGGCTTTGACATCCTGCACCGCCATGTTAGGGCCGGAACCTTTGATCGGATGCTCCTGAGACCGAGGAGTACCGTTCTGCAGGTCATCGGTCTGGAGTTTCAGCTGATGCGCATTGGCCGATTCACCCAAGGATTGATTGTGTTGGGTTGGGGAATGGCCAATTTGGAGTTGACGTTGACCTTGGCGCAAATTCTCCTGGTTATCGCCTCCATTGCCGGTGGAGCCTTTCTCTTTTCCGGCCTGTTTGTGCTCCAGGCTACCCTGTCCTTCTGGTCGGTGGAAAGCCTAGAGGTGGTTAACTTGACTACCTATGGGGGAGTGCAGACCGCTCAGATGCCGATTACCATTTATCAGAAGTGGTTTCGCCGCTTCTTCACGTGGATCATTCCCCTGGCTGCCATCAACTACTTTCCCTTGATGGCCATCCTTGACCATCCCGCCGGTGGAGAGTTCCCTGTCTGGGTATCTTGGGTGTCGCCGGTGGTTGGCCCAGTGTTTTTTCTCCTCTGTCTGCAGGTCTGGAACTTTGGCGTAAGACACTATCACTCGACGGGCAGTTAG
- a CDS encoding Crp/Fnr family transcriptional regulator, whose translation MTSNRCCHCTEGEHQVQISCLSLVPIFNHLSPEELWEISQALKAESYQRGEMIYRAGDPSQRLYIVHKGRVKIYRLATSGKEQLIRVLEPGDFTGELALFSESTHDAFAEALEPTELCTMDREVLQEFLLQFPTISLRILEEFSERLAKSERQTTSLATESVDRRIADYLLELSEDSGSLTVTLPVSRKDLASYLGTSPETISRRLAEFEDSGWISQREQRRIQILDPDALRWW comes from the coding sequence GTGACAAGTAACCGATGCTGTCATTGTACCGAAGGCGAACACCAGGTTCAAATAAGCTGTCTGTCCCTAGTTCCCATCTTTAACCATCTGAGTCCGGAAGAGCTGTGGGAGATTTCTCAGGCTCTTAAAGCAGAAAGCTACCAGCGGGGCGAGATGATTTATCGGGCAGGGGACCCTTCTCAACGTCTTTATATCGTCCATAAGGGGCGGGTGAAGATTTATCGGCTGGCCACATCGGGTAAGGAACAGCTGATTCGAGTGCTGGAGCCCGGGGACTTTACCGGAGAACTGGCACTCTTTAGCGAATCCACCCATGATGCCTTTGCTGAGGCTCTGGAACCCACGGAACTGTGCACCATGGATCGGGAGGTGCTGCAGGAGTTTCTGCTGCAATTTCCGACGATTTCCCTGCGGATCCTGGAGGAGTTCTCGGAACGGCTGGCCAAGAGTGAGCGGCAGACCACCAGCTTGGCAACGGAAAGCGTGGATCGCCGCATCGCCGATTACCTCTTGGAACTGTCGGAGGACAGTGGGTCATTGACGGTAACTTTGCCGGTGTCCCGTAAAGATCTGGCCTCTTATTTGGGAACATCGCCGGAGACTATTAGCCGGCGCCTGGCAGAGTTTGAAGATTCCGGTTGGATTAGTCAAAGGGAACAGCGCCGGATTCAGATCCTGGATCCCGATGCACTGCGTTGGTGGTAA
- the mntR gene encoding transcriptional regulator MntR, which yields MLTESMEDYLEMIYRLVQEQGYVRAVDLAERLKVQSSSVTRMIQKLDEAGFISYEKYRNVALTPLGEHYGKFLVWRDATLKTFLHLLNSQTGIDEQVEGIEHYITPTTMALIRNLIQYFRTHPTALAEYRNLQPNESYPEGEDLRYLRAWEFRHAQD from the coding sequence ATGCTAACGGAAAGCATGGAGGATTACCTGGAAATGATCTATCGCTTGGTCCAGGAACAGGGATATGTGCGAGCCGTTGATCTGGCAGAGCGGTTGAAGGTGCAATCCTCCAGTGTCACTCGGATGATTCAGAAGCTGGACGAAGCGGGGTTCATCTCCTATGAGAAATACCGCAACGTCGCCCTCACACCCCTGGGCGAGCATTACGGTAAATTCCTGGTCTGGAGAGATGCCACCTTGAAAACCTTCCTGCATCTGCTCAATTCCCAAACAGGCATCGACGAGCAGGTGGAAGGGATCGAACATTACATTACCCCAACAACCATGGCCTTGATTCGCAACCTGATCCAGTACTTTCGCACCCATCCCACAGCCCTGGCAGAATACCGCAACCTACAGCCCAATGAGTCCTATCCCGAAGGGGAGGACCTAAGATACCTGCGGGCCTGGGAATTTCGCCATGCCCAGGACTAA